The genomic interval ATTTTAAAAACAGCGGCATTGTCTTTACGTTCCGTTATTACATTGGGATTTGTTATTTTGGGTAAGACATTTAATATTTCTGTAAGATCCTCCGGACCTATTTTGCATGCTCAGCCGGCGCCTGGAGAATAAGATGTAAGTCTGACTTTTAAACTCATTGTTGTTTATTCCTCCCATTGTATTTACATGTTAACATAACTCGATGTATAATACTAATGCATAGTTTGCATCATATCTATGCATTACGGTAATAGGTGGTGGGTTTTTGTCTGAATTAATTATGTACCATCTGAGAGTCTTTCACTCGGTTGCCCGGAACTTAAGTTATTCAAAGGCAGGAGATGAGTTGGCCCTTAGTCAACCGGCGGTCTCACGCCAAATTGCAGCTCTGGAGAAAGGCTTAGGTCTTGAGCTATTTTCTAAGCACGGTCGTAGGGTAGTTCTTACTGATGCAGGTAGAACTCTCTATGATTACTCTAATAGAATAATGAACTTGCTTGAACAAGCCGGTCAAGTAATGGCCCAGTATCATGATCTGGAACGAGGAGAAATAAATTTAGGAGCAACTTTGTTCACTGGTAGTTATATACTGCCGCTAATTATAAAAGATTTCCAAGCCAGATTACCTAATATCAAAATATCAATAAAACTTGCCGATGAATCAAATCTAATTCGCTGGATTTTGGAAGGAAAGTTGGATTTAGCATTAACTCCGGAACCAAAAACCAAAGGAAATCTTTATATGGAAAGGTATCTTGAAGATAAACTGGTATTGGTTTATCCTCCTGAAGAATTGAACTTAAATATAGATAAACTCTTTAATAAGTATCCCTTAATTACCGGAGAAAAAAACTCACCAACCAGAAATGTGATAGAAAATCATCTTTCTAATAACGGGGTAAACCCACAAAATTATTTTGAGATATCTGATGATCAAGTAATAAAACAAATGGTTATCACAGGACTGGGAGCGGCTTTTTTACCGTTTAAAGCGGTTCAAATGGAAATTGATTTAGGCCTATTAAAAGTTGTATCCGGAAGAGCTGCTTTTTTGACAAGATGGATATATTGGGTTACAGCAAAGGAACAAAATTATTGCCCTGCCCTGCTGGCATTTATAAATTTTCTAAGAAAATCTGTTATTTAAGTGTAAGTTATAAAAAAGCAGGGATGCTGTCTTTGATGATAACATCCCTGCTTTCCTGTATCTAAAT from Desulfolucanica intricata carries:
- a CDS encoding LysR family transcriptional regulator; translation: MSELIMYHLRVFHSVARNLSYSKAGDELALSQPAVSRQIAALEKGLGLELFSKHGRRVVLTDAGRTLYDYSNRIMNLLEQAGQVMAQYHDLERGEINLGATLFTGSYILPLIIKDFQARLPNIKISIKLADESNLIRWILEGKLDLALTPEPKTKGNLYMERYLEDKLVLVYPPEELNLNIDKLFNKYPLITGEKNSPTRNVIENHLSNNGVNPQNYFEISDDQVIKQMVITGLGAAFLPFKAVQMEIDLGLLKVVSGRAAFLTRWIYWVTAKEQNYCPALLAFINFLRKSVI